The following proteins are co-located in the Mesotoga sp. UBA6090 genome:
- a CDS encoding manganese efflux pump gives MLSALGITGGQGPGQKLGKLMEAVGGIVLISIGTKILFEHLH, from the coding sequence ATGCTATCCGCTCTAGGTATAACGGGCGGACAGGGACCAGGTCAGAAACTCGGTAAATTGATGGAAGCAGTCGGAGGGATTGTGTTGATCTCGATTGGCACAAAAATTCTCTTCGAACATCTCCACTAG
- a CDS encoding S41 family peptidase, whose amino-acid sequence MKRILSMCFLLLSLALPLFAQGLEDLSTEEWRQDIRFLEEKLLSTHPNPFFNTDEGMFRSLLKSLERDLDDLSSSEIYTRLTEIVASLGDGHTAIYPDSRLAVYPVYTYWFTDGLYIVATSDSEQYLLNCRVVEIAGMEVEDALERLRKVVSYDNEWGFLHSHSDYLNKEEIMKGLGMVDMDGDLLLKVEKEGEIIEAVVKPQQEGFHWIQKRVDEIDRTYQGRKYWYQYYPDSKTLHFHYASCGSEKGNPFILFNWKMFLFTWTNPVDKFVLDLRGNGGGSSVVLEPFILRMMIDWRLNRTGKLFVLIDRGTFSSAVLNAISMRKRTNAIFVGEPTGGSPRHYGEVERFQLPNSGILVSCSTTYWKTTSDTSEAFMPDILAVRSFQDYYEMRDLAFEAVMAYGSEGEE is encoded by the coding sequence ATGAAGAGAATTCTATCCATGTGTTTCCTTCTGCTCTCATTAGCACTGCCACTTTTCGCTCAGGGCCTGGAAGATCTATCTACAGAGGAGTGGAGGCAGGACATCAGGTTTCTCGAAGAGAAGCTGTTGAGCACTCACCCTAATCCCTTTTTCAATACAGATGAGGGTATGTTCAGAAGCCTTCTGAAAAGCCTGGAACGCGATCTGGACGACCTGTCGTCCAGCGAGATCTACACAAGGCTTACAGAGATCGTCGCATCGCTTGGAGACGGCCACACGGCGATCTACCCTGATAGCAGGCTTGCTGTGTATCCAGTTTACACTTACTGGTTCACTGATGGGCTTTATATAGTTGCCACATCGGATAGTGAACAGTATCTACTGAACTGCAGAGTAGTTGAGATTGCGGGCATGGAAGTCGAAGACGCGTTGGAAAGATTGAGGAAGGTTGTATCATATGACAATGAGTGGGGATTTCTCCATTCTCACTCTGACTATTTGAATAAAGAAGAGATTATGAAGGGCCTGGGAATGGTTGACATGGATGGAGATCTTCTTCTTAAGGTCGAAAAGGAAGGAGAGATAATTGAAGCCGTCGTAAAGCCTCAACAAGAAGGATTTCATTGGATACAGAAGAGAGTGGATGAGATTGACAGAACCTATCAAGGAAGGAAGTACTGGTATCAGTACTACCCTGATTCAAAGACACTCCACTTTCATTACGCTTCATGTGGTTCGGAAAAAGGAAACCCGTTCATACTGTTTAATTGGAAAATGTTTCTATTCACCTGGACAAACCCAGTAGACAAGTTCGTTCTTGATCTCAGGGGAAATGGAGGAGGCAGCTCGGTTGTTCTGGAACCCTTCATTCTAAGAATGATGATAGATTGGAGATTGAACAGAACTGGAAAGCTCTTTGTTCTAATCGATCGCGGAACCTTCTCTTCGGCAGTTCTCAATGCCATTTCCATGAGAAAACGCACAAACGCGATCTTTGTGGGTGAACCAACCGGAGGCAGTCCGAGGCACTATGGTGAGGTAGAGAGATTTCAGCTGCCTAACTCTGGAATTTTAGTAAGTTGTTCAACCACCTATTGGAAGACGACATCCGATACATCGGAAGCTTTTATGCCGGACATATTGGCGGTGAGATCCTTCCAGGACTATTACGAAATGCGCGATCTAGCCTTTGAAGCTGTTATGGCCTATGGATCGGAAGGGGAGGAATAA
- a CDS encoding non-canonical purine NTP pyrophosphatase, producing the protein MELIYGTRNPAKVMSMRKMLSGLYMQLRGLCSSKHLPIVEEIGSSPLDNVRAKAETYYRFIGRPTFACDSGLFVEELDSELQPRVKFRRLGDKPLNDEEMINH; encoded by the coding sequence ATGGAACTCATCTACGGAACAAGAAACCCGGCTAAAGTGATGAGCATGAGGAAGATGCTTTCCGGATTGTATATGCAGTTAAGAGGTTTATGTTCATCCAAGCATCTTCCAATTGTCGAAGAGATCGGATCAAGTCCGCTCGACAATGTTCGAGCAAAGGCGGAAACTTACTACCGCTTCATCGGCAGACCTACGTTTGCTTGTGATTCCGGGCTTTTCGTTGAAGAACTTGATTCTGAACTTCAGCCGAGAGTGAAGTTCAGAAGGCTGGGTGACAAGCCTTTGAATGATGAGGAGATGATCAACCACTAA
- a CDS encoding flavodoxin family protein, with protein MKLCAVYYSRSGSTKKIAENFADSVGAKLFKLEDEKPGKSISGFSALLGLGSPLKEPLPDVGGFEFLVLLTPIFAWHPSSQMNTFVNKADLKGKSVFLVGVGAGEKNKKALKRFSAKAEKAGANVVGTKNFKGLQMKQDLKEVESNLIESGKQLAGTIERLVQKI; from the coding sequence GTGAAACTCTGTGCAGTATATTACAGTAGATCTGGTTCGACAAAGAAAATTGCGGAAAACTTTGCCGATTCTGTTGGTGCAAAGCTTTTCAAACTTGAAGATGAAAAGCCAGGGAAATCGATATCCGGGTTCTCTGCGCTGCTTGGCCTGGGAAGTCCTTTGAAAGAACCTCTTCCAGATGTCGGCGGTTTCGAGTTCTTGGTGCTGCTAACTCCAATTTTCGCCTGGCATCCTTCATCTCAGATGAATACCTTTGTCAACAAGGCCGATTTGAAAGGCAAGAGTGTGTTCCTAGTAGGTGTAGGAGCCGGTGAGAAAAATAAGAAAGCTCTAAAGAGATTCTCCGCAAAAGCTGAAAAGGCCGGTGCGAATGTAGTCGGGACGAAAAACTTCAAAGGATTACAGATGAAACAGGATTTGAAGGAGGTTGAATCTAATCTTATAGAAAGCGGGAAACAACTAGCCGGAACCATCGAAAGACTAGTGCAAAAGATCTAG
- the iadA gene encoding beta-aspartyl-peptidase — protein sequence MLTLFKNVQVYAPEPLGRKDILISGERIVEIDEGIDESAVRSLSGDVFDLGESYAVPGFVDGHVHLIGGGGEGGFSTRTPEGSAQQFAEVGTTTVVGMLGTDGVTREHASLLAKVRDFRNSGIDSYMLTGSYRYPLMTLTGDVMRDIVFIPEIIGVGEVAVSDHRSSNLSSTELQRFAMDARVAGMLSGKAGVTVLHLGDGQEKLKPLYEAVADGTLNPRQIIPTHICRSEELLSQGIDWVSNKGGYIDITANEHSTHLVLKDIYSKKIRFDRICVSSDGLGSLPRFDEEKNLVGIRSAPVDTLLKTFTTLVKDRGLPVHEALKPFTANPAAFYHLQKKGIGLLKRGGSANILFIDRDFQIVEVISSGRSILENRG from the coding sequence ATGTTAACTCTGTTTAAGAACGTTCAGGTATATGCTCCAGAACCTCTCGGAAGGAAAGACATTCTGATTTCTGGAGAGAGGATTGTCGAAATCGATGAAGGGATTGATGAATCGGCCGTGCGGTCGCTCAGCGGAGATGTATTCGACCTGGGTGAGTCGTATGCGGTTCCCGGATTTGTTGACGGACACGTGCATCTAATTGGGGGAGGCGGAGAAGGAGGCTTTTCGACAAGAACTCCTGAAGGTTCTGCACAGCAATTCGCCGAAGTCGGTACTACCACAGTTGTCGGAATGTTGGGCACCGATGGTGTTACCAGAGAGCACGCTTCGTTGCTTGCAAAGGTTAGGGACTTCCGAAACTCCGGGATAGATTCTTACATGCTGACAGGCTCTTACAGATACCCTTTGATGACGCTAACGGGGGATGTCATGAGGGATATTGTATTCATTCCCGAGATAATCGGCGTGGGTGAGGTGGCCGTCTCGGATCATAGAAGCAGCAACCTTAGTTCCACAGAGCTTCAGAGATTTGCTATGGACGCGCGTGTGGCCGGAATGCTTTCCGGCAAGGCTGGAGTGACCGTCCTGCATCTTGGAGATGGTCAGGAGAAGCTTAAACCTCTTTATGAAGCAGTTGCCGACGGAACTCTTAATCCCCGACAGATTATCCCTACGCACATCTGTCGATCGGAGGAACTCTTAAGTCAGGGTATCGACTGGGTGAGCAACAAGGGCGGATATATTGACATCACTGCCAATGAACACAGCACACACCTGGTTCTAAAAGACATCTACAGCAAGAAGATCAGATTCGACAGGATCTGTGTCTCTTCTGATGGCCTCGGTTCTCTTCCCAGATTCGATGAAGAAAAGAATCTGGTCGGGATAAGGTCGGCTCCGGTCGATACTCTTTTGAAGACCTTCACAACATTGGTCAAAGACAGAGGTCTTCCTGTACATGAAGCTTTGAAGCCGTTTACAGCAAACCCGGCTGCATTCTATCATCTTCAGAAAAAGGGAATTGGACTGCTCAAGAGGGGAGGCTCTGCAAACATCTTATTCATTGATCGGGATTTCCAGATAGTCGAAGTAATTTCCAGTGGAAGATCAATTTTGGAAAACAGGGGATGA
- a CDS encoding alpha/beta fold hydrolase: protein MAYKTINGTRLYYEIRGNEEGKRTVAFFNGVMASANSWSLQTGVFEKFGYKILLHDFKGQLLSEKPEGPYTFEEHAQEAYLLMKELGIDEVHIIGTSYGGEVALRFAIDFPDTVKSISVIDSVSELDEVLKLFVRGWKNAAKGGNPKKFFWDMVPTIYGDSFIRNNLKMLEERAMSLEKVNSDYFEGQIALYETFLGDVYMTDLLERISCPTLVVCGEEDILKPRKFSKIIADRIQKAEFAVIPDSGHVTIFEKPDVLNSMLLGFIMKNSDF from the coding sequence ATGGCTTACAAAACAATTAATGGAACTCGACTTTATTATGAGATCCGAGGGAACGAAGAAGGGAAAAGAACGGTCGCCTTTTTCAATGGAGTTATGGCTTCTGCAAACAGCTGGTCGCTTCAGACGGGTGTCTTTGAGAAATTCGGGTACAAGATTCTCCTTCACGATTTCAAGGGCCAGCTTCTCTCGGAAAAACCTGAGGGTCCCTACACTTTCGAAGAACATGCTCAAGAAGCCTATCTTCTCATGAAGGAGCTTGGTATCGATGAAGTACACATTATCGGTACTTCTTACGGCGGAGAAGTTGCCCTAAGGTTTGCGATAGATTTTCCGGACACCGTGAAATCGATTTCGGTCATCGATTCGGTAAGCGAGCTCGACGAAGTTCTCAAGCTTTTTGTTAGAGGTTGGAAGAATGCAGCCAAAGGTGGAAATCCAAAGAAGTTCTTCTGGGACATGGTGCCGACAATCTATGGTGATTCCTTCATTAGAAACAACTTGAAGATGCTTGAAGAGAGAGCGATGTCCCTTGAAAAAGTCAATTCCGATTACTTTGAAGGCCAGATTGCCCTATATGAAACTTTTTTGGGGGACGTTTACATGACTGACCTGCTCGAGAGAATTAGCTGTCCAACCCTTGTAGTCTGCGGGGAAGAAGATATTCTGAAGCCCAGAAAGTTTTCCAAGATTATAGCCGATCGAATCCAGAAGGCCGAGTTTGCAGTAATTCCCGATAGCGGCCATGTGACGATATTTGAAAAGCCGGATGTGTTGAACAGCATGCTCTTGGGTTTCATCATGAAGAACTCTGATTTCTGA